One window from the genome of Cryptosporangium phraense encodes:
- a CDS encoding ATP-binding cassette domain-containing protein, with the protein MTVLFEARGITKRYGHVQALSGADFSVDAGEVVALIGDNGAGKSTLVKCLSGVQAPDEGEILLRGEPVTMQSPLHARNLGIETVYQDLALAPELGPAENAYIGRELLKPGFLGKLGVLDRKTMRTKAAESFRSLGTDVKDLDAPVAALSGGQRQSVAICRAVMWAKGIIFMDEPTAALGVRQTRNVLKLVRRVADSGVAVVLISHNMTEVLEVADRIEVLRLGKRVAQLKAEDCDVEQLVGAMTGALDGVA; encoded by the coding sequence ATGACGGTCTTGTTCGAGGCGCGCGGGATCACGAAACGGTACGGGCACGTCCAAGCCCTCAGCGGCGCCGATTTCAGCGTCGACGCCGGCGAGGTCGTCGCGCTGATCGGTGACAACGGAGCAGGCAAGAGCACGCTGGTGAAGTGCCTCTCCGGCGTGCAGGCGCCGGACGAGGGCGAGATCCTGCTCCGCGGCGAGCCGGTGACCATGCAGTCGCCGCTGCACGCCCGCAACCTGGGCATCGAGACCGTCTACCAGGACCTCGCGCTGGCGCCCGAACTCGGCCCGGCCGAGAACGCGTACATCGGGCGCGAGCTGCTCAAGCCCGGCTTCCTGGGCAAGCTCGGCGTCCTCGACCGCAAGACCATGCGCACGAAGGCGGCCGAGTCGTTCCGCTCTCTCGGCACCGACGTGAAGGACCTGGACGCCCCGGTCGCCGCCCTCTCCGGCGGTCAGCGGCAGAGCGTCGCGATCTGCCGGGCGGTGATGTGGGCCAAGGGCATCATCTTCATGGACGAGCCGACCGCGGCGCTCGGCGTCCGGCAGACCCGCAACGTGCTCAAACTGGTCCGGCGGGTCGCCGACTCCGGCGTCGCGGTGGTGCTGATCAGCCACAACATGACCGAGGTCCTCGAGGTCGCCGACCGGATCGAGGTGCTCCGGCTCGGCAAGCGGGTGGCTCAGCTCAAAGCCGAGGACTGCGACGTCGAACAGCTGGTCGGCGCGATGACCGGCGCTCTGGACGGGGTGGCGTGA
- the hisD gene encoding histidinol dehydrogenase — MQLIPSRVAHLASAYKVLKAPAVAGPEAQRDPAVIARVSEMLSTIERDGMDAVLRYARELDGWDRDDVEIDPATPAGDALTPELRAALELGQQRTEAFARLSREKLVDFEAELVPGLTVGHRYIPIARVGAYLPAGRFPLLASAFMTVNVAKVAGVPTVVACTPPQPDGRPNPAVLYAAQISKADRIFCLGGVQALAAMAFGLLGELPVDMLVGAGNAYVAEAKRQLFGTVAIDLLAGPSEVAVIADETADVELVAADLLGQAEHGPDSPAALVTTSEELATAVIAEVDRQLETLATNGIAGPAWRDHGSVVWAEDRETAVALMDEFAPEHLEVHTADDDWYWGALRNYGSLFLGHASTVAYSDKGMAGTNHVLPTAGGARHSAGLSVSRFLKPLTYQRVTPGATPDLAVAVDEMSAYEGMAAHRATATLRLDRWPA; from the coding sequence ATGCAGCTGATTCCTTCTCGCGTCGCCCATCTGGCCAGCGCTTACAAGGTGCTGAAGGCCCCCGCGGTCGCCGGACCCGAGGCGCAGCGCGACCCCGCGGTCATCGCCCGGGTCAGCGAGATGTTGTCCACGATCGAGCGCGACGGCATGGACGCCGTCCTGCGGTACGCCCGGGAGCTGGACGGCTGGGACAGAGACGATGTCGAGATCGATCCGGCCACCCCGGCCGGTGACGCGCTCACCCCAGAACTCCGGGCCGCGCTGGAACTCGGCCAGCAGCGCACCGAGGCGTTCGCCCGGCTGTCCCGCGAGAAGCTCGTCGACTTCGAGGCCGAGCTCGTGCCCGGCCTGACCGTCGGGCACCGGTACATCCCGATCGCCCGGGTCGGCGCGTACCTGCCTGCCGGCCGGTTCCCGTTGCTGGCCAGCGCGTTCATGACGGTCAACGTGGCCAAGGTGGCCGGCGTCCCGACCGTCGTCGCCTGCACTCCGCCGCAGCCGGACGGCCGGCCGAACCCCGCGGTCCTCTACGCGGCGCAGATCTCGAAGGCCGACCGGATCTTCTGCCTCGGCGGCGTCCAGGCGCTGGCCGCGATGGCGTTCGGGCTGCTCGGCGAGCTCCCCGTCGACATGCTCGTCGGCGCAGGCAACGCCTACGTGGCGGAAGCGAAGCGTCAGCTGTTCGGGACGGTCGCGATCGACCTGCTGGCCGGCCCGTCCGAGGTCGCGGTGATCGCCGACGAGACCGCCGACGTCGAACTGGTGGCGGCCGACCTGCTGGGCCAGGCCGAGCACGGACCGGACAGCCCGGCCGCGCTCGTCACGACGTCGGAGGAGCTGGCCACCGCGGTCATCGCCGAGGTCGACCGGCAGCTGGAGACGCTGGCCACCAACGGCATCGCGGGCCCGGCCTGGCGCGACCACGGCAGCGTCGTCTGGGCCGAGGACCGGGAGACCGCGGTCGCGCTGATGGACGAGTTCGCGCCGGAGCACCTCGAGGTGCACACCGCCGACGACGACTGGTACTGGGGCGCGCTGCGCAACTACGGCTCCCTGTTCCTGGGGCACGCGAGCACGGTTGCATACTCGGACAAAGGAATGGCGGGCACGAACCACGTATTACCGACCGCTGGCGGCGCCCGGCACAGTGCCGGACTCTCGGTCTCCCGCTTCCTCAAGCCGCTGACGTACCAGCGGGTGACGCCCGGCGCCACCCCCGACCTCGCGGTCGCGGTCGACGAGATGTCGGCCTACGAGGGCATGGCGGCCCACCGGGCGACGGCGACGCTCCGCCTCGACCGCTGGCCGGCCTGA
- a CDS encoding LysR family transcriptional regulator, whose translation MTLNQLRAFLAAVRTGSFTAAAASLQMSQASVSELIRRLEEEHGLPLFTRGPRRLILATAGEELLPYAEQAVAAAESGEQALRSLRSLGGGVATFGVLRNADYYLLTNLVEQFYDAYPNVRVRLVGQNSVEVAASVAAGDLEAGLVVLPIDDAGLTVRPLLRDEVVYASADPAHLTSPITTRQLAEAELILYDAHYGWKDPTRRQLSDRAQLEGVKLEARIEVEHVEAALGLVARGIGDTFICRAVSQGLNFPAGVGTVPFAEPLYDTIALIHRESTVLSPATREIARLAREMLLSRRRRLPA comes from the coding sequence GTGACGCTCAACCAGCTGCGTGCCTTCCTTGCGGCGGTCCGGACCGGTTCGTTCACCGCCGCCGCGGCGTCGTTACAGATGTCCCAGGCCTCGGTCTCCGAGTTGATCCGTCGGCTGGAGGAGGAACACGGCCTGCCGCTGTTCACCCGCGGGCCGCGGCGGCTGATCCTGGCGACGGCCGGCGAGGAGCTGCTGCCCTACGCCGAGCAGGCGGTGGCGGCGGCCGAGAGCGGCGAGCAGGCCCTGCGTTCGCTGCGGTCGTTGGGCGGTGGGGTGGCCACGTTCGGCGTCCTCCGCAACGCCGACTACTACCTGCTGACGAACCTCGTCGAGCAGTTCTACGACGCCTACCCGAACGTCCGCGTCCGGCTGGTCGGCCAGAACTCGGTCGAGGTCGCCGCGTCGGTCGCGGCCGGTGACCTGGAGGCCGGCCTGGTCGTGCTGCCGATCGACGACGCCGGGCTGACCGTCCGTCCGCTGCTTCGCGACGAGGTGGTGTACGCCAGCGCCGATCCCGCGCATCTGACGTCGCCGATCACGACCCGGCAGCTGGCCGAGGCGGAGTTGATCCTGTACGACGCCCACTACGGCTGGAAGGACCCGACCCGGCGGCAGCTGTCCGATCGGGCCCAGCTCGAGGGTGTGAAGCTCGAGGCGCGGATCGAGGTGGAGCACGTCGAGGCGGCGCTGGGGCTGGTGGCGCGGGGGATCGGGGACACGTTCATCTGCCGGGCCGTGTCGCAGGGGTTGAACTTCCCGGCCGGGGTGGGGACGGTGCCGTTCGCCGAGCCGCTGTACGACACGATCGCGCTGATCCACCGCGAGTCGACCGTGCTGTCCCCGGCGACCCGGGAGATCGCCCGCCTGGCCCGGGAGATGCTCCTCTCCCGCCGAAGGCGCCTCCCGGCCTGA
- a CDS encoding serine hydrolase, translating into MTGAQYPSDAQKAAHDLSGDVEQVRYDLNFTDFDAAFTQFKNDYRVVDLHGYLDGGVDRFSVVYAREKGPLGGIVTVGLTKEDVDKGRVDHAAAGQRPVLFSGYRSSAGRSFAWVWEPMPGSKRTVHRDMPIGDLQQRIDQARSRGRRIVDVSVYENPFATNPIQFTTIEDHDDGLTEWAITGPSDSDRTQAEFESMTADGWRLLRTAGTGTQYVRLWEQTPSAFQARRAISSADLGTALSDRDADGLRPDQLDSFSRGTPPVAKHCPVWRRRDAADVVPALVADFASAYGMPAVSLAVARRGRLAYTFGFGGLVVPDTVSVPGVIVVDTGGETFPIPEPTVVRPHPVQPDRTLFRIASLTKPITAAAVLRLVEDGHLRLDDRILAPGGALASFVTTPADARISDITVRNLLQHGAGGWSNENDDPMYTRLALSTDDLVRTVLAERALDNAPGTAYAYSNFGYCLLGRLVEAVTGQTYEKHVQDDLLARCGVTGMSIANDGRPAGDVIRCYPAADDTVDPYGHRIDRMDSHGGWQATALDVLRFAVHVSDVVSPTSMTTMTTPSGLPGSEGYAAGWAIGPSTSRDPGTWSHDGVLPGATGLLQRTPDGLCLVALTNYNERKDESSRTADGLYRLMMRIRSEVDYWPLDAQL; encoded by the coding sequence GTGACCGGTGCCCAGTACCCCAGCGACGCCCAGAAGGCCGCCCACGACCTGTCCGGCGACGTCGAACAGGTCCGCTACGACCTGAACTTCACCGACTTCGACGCGGCCTTCACCCAGTTCAAGAACGACTACCGCGTCGTCGACCTGCACGGGTATCTCGACGGAGGCGTCGACCGCTTCTCGGTCGTGTACGCGCGGGAGAAGGGGCCGCTCGGCGGCATCGTCACGGTCGGCCTCACCAAGGAGGACGTCGACAAGGGACGGGTGGACCACGCGGCCGCCGGGCAACGCCCGGTGCTGTTCTCCGGCTACCGCAGCTCGGCCGGGCGCAGCTTCGCCTGGGTCTGGGAGCCGATGCCCGGCTCGAAACGCACGGTCCACCGCGACATGCCGATCGGCGACCTGCAGCAGCGCATCGACCAGGCCCGGAGCCGCGGCCGCCGGATCGTCGACGTGTCGGTGTACGAGAACCCGTTCGCCACCAACCCGATCCAGTTCACGACGATCGAGGACCACGACGACGGCCTCACCGAGTGGGCGATCACCGGCCCGTCCGACTCCGACCGCACCCAGGCCGAGTTCGAGTCGATGACCGCCGACGGCTGGCGTCTGCTCCGGACGGCCGGGACCGGAACGCAGTACGTCCGGCTCTGGGAACAGACGCCGTCGGCCTTCCAGGCCCGCCGCGCGATCTCGTCGGCCGACCTCGGCACCGCGCTGAGCGACCGCGACGCCGACGGGCTGCGCCCGGACCAGCTCGACTCGTTCTCCCGGGGCACCCCGCCCGTCGCCAAGCACTGCCCGGTCTGGCGCCGCCGCGACGCGGCCGACGTCGTTCCGGCGCTGGTCGCGGACTTCGCGTCGGCCTACGGGATGCCGGCCGTCTCGCTCGCGGTGGCCCGCCGCGGCCGGCTGGCCTACACGTTCGGTTTCGGGGGGCTGGTCGTTCCGGACACCGTGTCGGTTCCCGGCGTCATCGTCGTCGACACCGGCGGCGAGACGTTCCCGATCCCGGAACCCACCGTGGTGCGTCCCCATCCGGTCCAGCCGGACCGGACCCTCTTCCGCATCGCCAGCCTGACCAAGCCGATCACCGCGGCCGCGGTGCTCCGCCTGGTGGAGGACGGCCATCTGCGGCTCGACGACCGGATCCTGGCCCCCGGTGGTGCGCTGGCCTCGTTCGTGACGACGCCGGCCGACGCGCGGATCAGCGACATCACCGTGCGGAACCTCCTCCAGCACGGGGCCGGCGGCTGGTCGAACGAGAACGACGATCCGATGTACACCCGCCTCGCTCTGTCCACCGACGACCTCGTCCGCACGGTGCTCGCCGAGCGCGCGCTCGACAACGCGCCCGGCACCGCCTACGCGTACTCGAACTTCGGCTACTGCCTGCTCGGACGGCTGGTCGAGGCGGTCACCGGCCAGACCTACGAGAAGCACGTCCAGGACGACCTGCTCGCCCGGTGCGGCGTCACCGGCATGTCGATCGCGAACGACGGCCGGCCGGCGGGCGACGTCATCCGCTGCTACCCGGCCGCCGACGACACGGTCGACCCCTACGGGCACCGCATCGACCGGATGGACTCCCACGGCGGGTGGCAGGCCACCGCGCTCGACGTGCTCCGGTTCGCCGTCCACGTCTCCGACGTCGTCTCCCCCACGTCGATGACCACGATGACGACGCCCAGCGGGCTGCCGGGCAGCGAGGGGTACGCGGCCGGCTGGGCGATCGGCCCGTCGACCAGCCGGGACCCGGGGACCTGGAGTCACGACGGCGTGCTACCGGGCGCGACCGGGCTGCTGCAGCGCACTCCCGACGGCCTGTGCCTGGTCGCGCTCACGAACTACAACGAGCGCAAGGACGAGTCGAGCCGGACCGCGGACGGCCTCTACCGGCTGATGATGCGAATCCGCAGCGAGGTCGACTACTGGCCCCTCGACGCCCAGCTATGA
- a CDS encoding helix-turn-helix domain-containing protein, protein MEYLSRVPEPPLDGFVDDIYCLSGEPRHRRVTVPPMPSAHLFLNLGDPVRLVDSDPSASPALFTDGWFVGVWTRRFVVEYPARVRLVGVHFKPWGISPFAGLPASELRDRWIPVDAVWPRSLDRIRDRIAAEPDRVALRLVEEELRSRMVSPRGLDLVRYAGRRLETTGGTHPVGALTDAAGVGRNHLAAQFKTHVGVTPKRVARIYRFARLILSVDARGPVDWSALAQSSGFFDQAHFSREFKEFTGHTPTGYLSLRRRFPAREGFPPDNGPMPAGDFLQDDRTS, encoded by the coding sequence GTGGAGTATCTCAGCCGGGTGCCCGAGCCACCGCTCGACGGGTTCGTCGACGACATCTACTGTCTGAGCGGCGAGCCACGCCACCGGCGCGTGACCGTGCCGCCGATGCCGTCGGCGCACCTGTTCCTCAACCTGGGCGACCCGGTCCGGTTGGTCGACTCCGACCCGTCCGCCTCGCCCGCGCTGTTCACGGACGGCTGGTTCGTGGGCGTGTGGACCAGGCGCTTCGTGGTCGAATACCCGGCGCGGGTCCGGCTCGTCGGGGTGCACTTCAAGCCGTGGGGGATCTCCCCGTTCGCCGGCCTTCCGGCGAGCGAACTGCGGGATCGATGGATCCCGGTCGACGCGGTCTGGCCCCGGTCGCTGGACCGGATCCGCGACCGGATCGCGGCCGAGCCGGATCGCGTCGCCCTGCGGCTCGTCGAGGAGGAACTCCGGTCGAGGATGGTCTCGCCGCGCGGTCTCGACCTGGTCCGGTACGCCGGTCGGCGGCTGGAGACGACCGGCGGCACGCACCCGGTCGGCGCGCTGACCGACGCCGCCGGCGTGGGCCGCAACCACCTGGCTGCGCAGTTCAAGACCCATGTGGGAGTCACCCCGAAGCGGGTGGCGCGGATCTACCGGTTCGCGCGTCTGATCCTGTCGGTGGACGCCCGGGGGCCGGTCGACTGGTCGGCGCTGGCCCAGTCGAGCGGGTTCTTCGACCAGGCCCATTTCAGCCGGGAGTTCAAGGAGTTCACCGGTCACACCCCGACCGGGTACCTCTCGCTGCGGCGTCGGTTTCCGGCCCGCGAAGGGTTTCCGCCGGACAACGGGCCGATGCCGGCGGGGGATTTCCTACAAGACGACCGCACGTCCTGA
- a CDS encoding dihydrofolate reductase family protein produces MGTVIMHDVVSVDGFIADDNDDVGPLHEWYFSGDTPLTDEDQSGFRVSRVSAGYVRPMWESIGVIVLGRTLFDLVNGWEGDPPAGDHVVVVSHRPKPPGWHPEASYHFVDDIATAIDTAQELAGNRIVSVNAGDVGSQLLAAGLVDEVAMDVVPVVFGSGKRYFGRIDGQHLLEDPHVVIQGDRVLHLRFAVRSAS; encoded by the coding sequence ATGGGCACAGTGATCATGCACGATGTGGTGTCGGTCGACGGCTTCATCGCCGATGACAACGACGACGTAGGGCCTTTGCACGAGTGGTACTTCAGCGGCGACACCCCGCTGACCGACGAGGACCAGTCCGGCTTCCGGGTCTCCCGCGTCTCGGCCGGGTACGTCCGTCCGATGTGGGAGTCGATCGGCGTGATCGTTCTGGGCCGGACACTGTTCGACCTGGTGAACGGCTGGGAGGGCGACCCGCCGGCCGGCGACCACGTCGTCGTGGTGTCGCACCGGCCGAAGCCCCCGGGCTGGCACCCGGAGGCGTCGTACCACTTCGTCGACGACATCGCGACGGCGATCGATACCGCCCAGGAGCTCGCCGGGAACCGGATCGTCAGCGTCAACGCCGGCGACGTCGGCAGCCAGCTCCTCGCCGCCGGCCTCGTCGACGAGGTGGCGATGGACGTGGTGCCGGTCGTGTTCGGATCGGGCAAGCGGTACTTCGGCCGGATCGACGGGCAGCACCTCCTGGAGGATCCACACGTCGTGATCCAGGGTGATCGGGTGTTGCACCTCCGGTTCGCGGTCCGTTCCGCGTCATAG